A genomic stretch from Anaerococcus mediterraneensis includes:
- a CDS encoding QueT transporter family protein, which yields MKEKTYDFTDTNFIVKSAVVAALYAVLTLLLPVASYGPIQFRFSEILVLLVFYNKRFIPGLVLGCAIANMFSPMMAFDVVFGTLSSFVAFKLMERAKSLVVASLFPVLCVIVPAIGTWLILANNEVLLVLISQFMLSEFVMVTIIGVAIFKILEQNSVFMSYINNF from the coding sequence ATGAAAGAAAAAACTTATGATTTTACTGACACTAATTTTATTGTGAAATCTGCAGTAGTAGCGGCACTTTATGCGGTACTAACATTGTTGTTACCGGTGGCATCTTATGGACCTATACAGTTTAGGTTTAGCGAGATCTTGGTTTTATTAGTATTTTATAATAAAAGATTTATCCCTGGTCTAGTCTTAGGATGTGCTATAGCAAACATGTTTAGTCCTATGATGGCTTTTGATGTTGTGTTTGGAACCTTATCATCATTTGTAGCTTTTAAACTAATGGAAAGAGCAAAGAGCCTTGTAGTAGCATCATTATTTCCAGTATTATGTGTTATAGTTCCAGCTATAGGTACATGGTTAATATTGGCTAATAACGAAGTTTTGTTGGTTCTAATTTCACAGTTTATGCTAAGTGAATTTGTTATGGTAACAATAATTGGTGTAGCTATATTTAAAATACTTGAACAAAATTCTGTGTTTATGTCATATATAAATAATTTTTAA
- a CDS encoding IS1182 family transposase, with translation MVPKDHILRKIDKYIDFNFIYDLVEDKYSQTTGRPSIDPVVLIKLVILQYFFNINSMRQTIREVEVNIAYRWFLGLDFYDKVPHFSTFGKNYERRFKNTDIFNQIFENILDQAMSYGFVDTKIQFVDSTHVKAHANRHKSQKVKIKKKVKSYQRKLEKEVNEDRNKNGKDDFDYPDGEILEEKEISQSTTDPESGLFHKGNHKEVYAYSIQTSCDKNGWILGYKAYPGNLHDSTTFPSFFKEKLEKYKSEKIVMDAGYKIPAIAKELIEKGIMPVLPYTKPKGRRNDKESFYPKEYKYDETNDCYICPENKILLYSTTKREGYRIYKSKKSLCEDCPSLSKCTKSKSKVKVIIRHIWQGYIDYCEWYRLTKAGKAEYKQRKETIERQFGSAKEYHSFRYTNMIGKEKMSMKAALTFACLNIKKLAKLLDRLDGDGGNFPLFTKEFTLLFEKLIYFKINIEKAPTLPIY, from the coding sequence TTGGTCCCAAAAGATCACATATTAAGAAAAATAGACAAATACATAGACTTCAACTTCATATACGATCTAGTAGAAGATAAATACTCACAAACAACAGGAAGACCAAGTATAGACCCAGTAGTATTAATAAAGCTTGTAATCCTACAATACTTCTTCAACATAAACAGCATGAGGCAAACAATAAGAGAAGTAGAAGTAAACATAGCCTATCGATGGTTTTTAGGTCTAGACTTCTACGATAAAGTTCCACACTTCTCAACCTTCGGGAAAAACTATGAAAGAAGATTTAAAAACACAGACATATTCAATCAAATATTCGAAAACATCCTAGACCAAGCAATGAGCTATGGATTCGTAGACACAAAAATACAATTTGTAGACTCAACCCATGTAAAAGCCCACGCCAACAGACATAAAAGTCAAAAAGTAAAAATAAAGAAAAAAGTAAAATCCTACCAAAGAAAACTAGAAAAAGAAGTAAATGAAGACAGAAACAAAAATGGAAAAGATGACTTTGATTACCCAGATGGTGAAATATTAGAAGAAAAAGAAATAAGTCAATCAACAACAGATCCAGAAAGTGGACTATTCCATAAAGGAAACCACAAAGAAGTATACGCATACTCAATCCAAACATCATGTGATAAAAATGGATGGATCTTAGGATACAAAGCCTATCCAGGAAACCTACACGACTCAACAACCTTCCCATCATTCTTCAAAGAAAAATTAGAAAAATACAAGTCAGAAAAGATAGTAATGGATGCAGGATACAAAATACCAGCAATAGCAAAAGAACTAATAGAAAAAGGAATAATGCCAGTCTTACCATATACAAAACCAAAAGGAAGAAGAAACGATAAAGAATCTTTCTATCCAAAAGAATATAAATATGACGAAACGAACGACTGCTACATATGCCCAGAAAACAAAATACTCCTGTACTCAACAACAAAACGAGAAGGCTACAGAATATATAAAAGCAAGAAAAGCTTATGTGAAGACTGCCCATCTTTAAGCAAATGTACAAAAAGTAAAAGCAAGGTAAAAGTAATAATAAGGCATATATGGCAAGGATACATAGACTATTGTGAATGGTACAGACTAACCAAAGCAGGAAAAGCAGAATATAAGCAAAGAAAAGAAACAATAGAAAGACAATTCGGAAGTGCTAAAGAATACCATAGTTTTAGATATACCAATATGATAGGTAAGGAAAAAATGAGTATGAAAGCGGCACTAACTTTTGCGTGCCTAAATATAAAAAAATTAGCAAAATTACTGGATAGATTAGACGGAGATGGAGGTAATTTTCCTCTGTTTACTAAAGAGTTTACGTTATTATTTGAAAAATTAATATATTTTAAAATAAATATAGAAAAAGCGCCAACACTCCCAATTTATTAG
- a CDS encoding Asp23/Gls24 family envelope stress response protein, translating into MTEYNNQPFNDQVSQYTVADKVLAKITKKVVDKVDGVLDLQGNLLNTITSSFTNDEESTSGISVDQEENTCIVEASLILEYGKKAAIVFKDIDNLVKKEVLDLTGIKVAAVKVNIVDVLTKEEYAKRKQDKEKEEI; encoded by the coding sequence ATGACAGAATACAATAATCAACCATTTAATGACCAAGTTAGCCAATATACTGTAGCTGACAAGGTTTTAGCAAAAATTACAAAAAAAGTTGTAGATAAGGTGGATGGTGTATTAGACCTACAAGGTAATTTGCTAAATACAATAACATCCTCTTTTACAAATGATGAAGAATCAACGTCAGGTATATCAGTAGACCAAGAAGAGAATACTTGTATAGTTGAGGCGTCATTAATCCTAGAATATGGGAAAAAAGCTGCTATAGTCTTTAAAGATATAGATAACCTTGTAAAGAAGGAAGTTCTTGACCTAACAGGTATCAAGGTTGCAGCTGTAAAAGTAAATATAGTTGATGTATTAACCAAAGAAGAATACGCAAAAAGAAAACAAGATAAAGAAAAAGAAGAAATATAA
- a CDS encoding metal-sensing transcriptional repressor, whose amino-acid sequence MKADKSKTIKKLKTVGGQIDGLIRMVENDRYCIDISDQLMASISILKNINKDVLKGHLEHCVYDSLEKNDKEEIKEKIDEIEKIINKLNKL is encoded by the coding sequence ATGAAAGCAGACAAAAGCAAAACAATAAAAAAGTTAAAAACTGTTGGTGGTCAAATAGATGGCCTTATAAGAATGGTTGAAAATGATAGATATTGTATAGATATTTCAGATCAGTTGATGGCATCCATATCAATACTTAAAAACATTAATAAAGATGTACTGAAGGGACACTTAGAACATTGTGTTTATGATAGTCTTGAGAAAAATGATAAAGAAGAAATCAAAGAAAAAATTGATGAAATTGAAAAAATAATCAACAAGCTAAATAAATTATAG
- a CDS encoding heavy metal translocating P-type ATPase, translating to MKQRFDVKGMTCSACQAAVTRAVSKLDVNDVSVNLINETMSVDFDANLLSDQDIIDAVDKAGYKAYLKSDPKDTNIGRETDNDDNSFNILNLRVSFIFMFILMYIAMGPMIGLKIPDFITGTKGAINNAFLQFLLALPIIFLNRHFYVSGFKSLAHGNPNMDTLVALGSTSALFYGIFAIMRMAHAAGASDFATIDHYRHNLYFESAVMILTLISLGKYFESRSKGETKASLKKLMDLAPDTARVVRDDKEIEIPADDIVKGDIIVIRPGERIPVDGVIIEGSSLIDQSAITGESIPVSKNVGDEVISATINKQGAFKFKANRVGDDTTLANIINLVNEANETKAPIAKLADKVSSIFVPLVMIISVITFFAWYFINKDFELALNMMISVLVISCPCALGLATPMAIMVATGKSAELGLLFKNAESLENLHKVENILLDKTGTITEGKPRVTDIITKIDEKEFLEIAYSIEDLSEHPLSDAIINYCKDKNINKTNVDEFESIIGHGIKAKIDNNIFFAGNEKLMKDNKIDLKSYKKKHSDLSLEGKTCMYFSNDKEVLGIIAVQDMAKESSIRAIAQLKKDGYKLAMVTGDSENTAESIRKRLNIDEKYAQVLPHEKDKVVKELQNLGKKVAMVGDGINDAPALARADIGIAIGQGSDIAIDSADVILVKNSLMDLVNSINLSRKTIKIIKENLFWAFFYNIILIPLAAGILYPKFGLKLNPMFASLAMSLSSVFVCLNSLRLRNFVYANSNEEYNNNISNSKLEENMSEVKKLLVNVEGMSCNNCAKHVKKALEDLEGVEVADVNLEEKNAEVSYIGDIDQEKIKEAIEEAGYEFISVINK from the coding sequence ATGAAACAACGTTTTGATGTGAAAGGTATGACTTGCTCAGCATGTCAGGCCGCAGTCACAAGAGCTGTATCAAAACTTGATGTAAATGATGTAAGTGTCAACCTGATAAATGAAACAATGAGTGTAGATTTTGATGCAAATCTTTTAAGTGACCAAGACATTATTGATGCAGTAGATAAGGCAGGATATAAGGCTTACTTAAAATCAGACCCTAAAGATACAAACATAGGTAGAGAAACAGACAATGATGATAATAGCTTCAATATTTTAAACCTAAGGGTTTCTTTTATTTTTATGTTTATATTGATGTATATAGCCATGGGTCCAATGATTGGTCTTAAGATACCAGATTTTATAACCGGGACAAAGGGAGCTATAAATAATGCTTTCCTTCAATTTTTATTAGCCCTCCCTATTATATTTTTAAATAGACATTTTTATGTATCAGGATTTAAATCTCTTGCTCATGGCAATCCAAATATGGATACGCTTGTAGCCTTAGGTTCTACATCCGCCCTATTTTATGGTATTTTTGCCATCATGAGAATGGCTCATGCAGCAGGAGCTTCTGATTTTGCAACTATAGATCATTATAGGCACAATCTATACTTCGAATCTGCGGTGATGATACTTACCTTGATAAGTCTAGGTAAATATTTTGAATCCAGAAGCAAAGGTGAAACAAAGGCATCACTAAAAAAACTGATGGATCTTGCCCCAGATACCGCAAGGGTTGTCAGAGATGATAAAGAAATAGAAATACCAGCTGATGATATAGTAAAGGGAGATATTATAGTAATAAGACCTGGAGAAAGAATCCCTGTTGATGGAGTTATCATTGAAGGAAGCTCCCTCATAGACCAATCGGCTATTACAGGTGAATCAATTCCGGTTAGCAAAAATGTTGGTGATGAAGTAATATCTGCAACTATAAATAAGCAGGGTGCTTTCAAATTTAAAGCCAACAGAGTTGGTGATGATACAACTCTGGCTAATATTATAAATTTAGTAAATGAGGCTAATGAAACCAAAGCACCAATTGCAAAACTTGCAGATAAGGTCTCGTCTATATTTGTTCCTTTAGTTATGATAATTTCGGTCATTACATTTTTTGCCTGGTACTTTATTAATAAAGATTTTGAGCTAGCTCTAAATATGATGATTTCAGTATTAGTTATCTCTTGCCCATGCGCGCTAGGCCTTGCAACCCCAATGGCAATCATGGTTGCAACTGGTAAGTCTGCAGAACTAGGCTTATTATTTAAAAATGCAGAAAGTTTGGAAAACCTTCATAAAGTAGAAAATATACTCCTGGATAAAACAGGAACTATAACTGAAGGAAAACCAAGAGTAACTGATATCATAACTAAGATAGATGAGAAAGAATTCCTTGAGATTGCCTACTCTATAGAAGACTTATCTGAGCATCCCCTATCTGATGCAATAATTAATTACTGTAAGGATAAAAATATAAATAAAACTAATGTAGATGAATTCGAATCTATAATTGGCCACGGAATAAAGGCGAAAATTGATAATAATATATTCTTTGCTGGAAATGAAAAACTCATGAAGGATAACAAGATCGACCTTAAATCCTATAAGAAAAAACACAGTGATTTATCACTAGAGGGAAAAACTTGTATGTATTTTTCTAACGATAAAGAAGTGTTGGGAATAATCGCTGTCCAAGATATGGCCAAAGAATCATCTATAAGAGCAATTGCACAGCTAAAAAAAGATGGTTACAAGCTGGCTATGGTTACAGGCGATAGTGAAAATACAGCAGAATCAATAAGAAAAAGATTAAACATAGATGAAAAATATGCCCAGGTCCTACCTCATGAAAAGGACAAAGTAGTAAAAGAACTCCAAAACCTAGGCAAAAAAGTTGCTATGGTTGGTGATGGTATAAATGATGCACCAGCCCTTGCTAGGGCCGATATTGGTATAGCTATAGGTCAAGGTTCTGATATAGCAATTGACTCTGCAGATGTTATCTTGGTTAAAAATTCATTAATGGATTTGGTTAATTCTATAAACTTATCAAGAAAAACCATAAAAATAATAAAAGAAAACCTATTTTGGGCATTTTTCTACAATATAATATTGATTCCCCTAGCTGCTGGTATTCTTTATCCTAAATTTGGTTTAAAATTAAATCCAATGTTTGCATCTTTAGCTATGAGTTTATCATCTGTTTTTGTCTGCCTCAACTCTCTAAGGCTTAGAAACTTCGTCTATGCAAACTCAAATGAAGAGTATAATAATAATATTAGTAATAGTAAATTGGAGGAAAATATGAGTGAAGTAAAAAAATTATTAGTTAATGTTGAAGGAATGAGCTGCAACAACTGTGCAAAACACGTAAAAAAAGCTCTAGAAGATCTAGAAGGCGTAGAAGTAGCTGATGTGAATTTGGAAGAAAAAAATGCCGAAGTTTCCTATATTGGAGACATTGACCAAGAAAAAATAAAAGAAGCTATCGAAGAAGCAGGATATGAATTCATATCTGTGATAAACAAATAA
- a CDS encoding acylphosphatase, with protein MKRYKIIYRGRVQGVGFRWQCKRLADSLGITGEVKNLFDGSVSVYIQGNDQALNDFFKGVEYFSYAKIGSKVIDEVKVKEDEKSFEIVY; from the coding sequence ATGAAAAGATATAAAATAATATATAGGGGTAGGGTCCAGGGTGTTGGATTTAGGTGGCAATGTAAAAGACTTGCTGATAGTTTGGGTATAACTGGTGAAGTTAAAAATCTATTTGATGGAAGTGTGTCCGTATATATACAAGGAAATGATCAAGCTTTAAATGATTTTTTTAAGGGAGTAGAATATTTTTCTTATGCTAAAATTGGTAGTAAAGTAATTGATGAAGTAAAAGTAAAAGAAGATGAAAAATCTTTCGAAATAGTTTATTAA
- a CDS encoding MurT ligase domain-containing protein, whose protein sequence is MNLKSKLVKALAKLIRFGLKLINRNATSLPGYVAYKLDKDILKELSKNTKFIFVTGTNGKTMTTHFLSSILKEAYPLVLTNESGSNMVQGIITSLLDNPEDKETVAVLEVDEANIVRIGQYIKADYIVLTNIFRDQMDRFGEIYNILDKILDGINLMPDARIIANGDLPIFSYDSIKKFDPVYYAIRCKENAEYNLDAEFNSDGILCPKCHSVLKYREVNYSSLGDFACPNCDFKSPNIKYCINNIINQDPDHSKFMLNDEIYNVNVGGMYNIYNALAAIACAKELGLTENQVDLGLTKQKNVFGRQENIKIDNKNLIINLVKNPTGLNQVIDLLLLEKEPISLVCLLNDNYADGLDVSWIYDANYERLKALDIKDVYVSGKRYKDMKRRLEIADIYDDQIQTFDYENNIRDIIKNSKTNNIYILSTYTAMLRLREVLEL, encoded by the coding sequence ATGAATTTAAAAAGCAAATTAGTTAAAGCATTAGCAAAGCTAATTAGATTTGGTTTGAAGCTAATAAACAGAAATGCAACATCTCTTCCTGGATACGTTGCATATAAATTAGACAAAGACATACTAAAAGAATTGTCAAAGAACACTAAGTTTATTTTTGTAACAGGGACTAATGGCAAGACGATGACAACTCATTTTCTTTCAAGCATACTAAAAGAAGCCTATCCTCTTGTATTGACAAATGAATCAGGATCAAACATGGTTCAGGGCATAATAACATCACTTTTGGATAATCCAGAAGATAAGGAAACTGTGGCAGTTTTGGAGGTAGATGAGGCAAATATTGTTAGAATAGGTCAATATATAAAGGCAGATTACATAGTTTTAACAAATATTTTTAGAGATCAGATGGATCGTTTTGGAGAGATCTACAATATATTGGATAAGATATTAGATGGTATAAATTTGATGCCAGATGCAAGGATAATTGCTAATGGTGATTTGCCAATATTTTCTTATGATAGTATAAAAAAGTTTGATCCTGTATATTATGCCATAAGGTGCAAAGAAAATGCTGAGTATAACCTAGATGCAGAATTTAATTCTGATGGTATTTTATGTCCTAAATGTCATAGTGTACTAAAATATAGAGAAGTCAACTATTCTTCATTAGGTGATTTTGCTTGTCCTAATTGTGATTTTAAATCTCCAAATATAAAATACTGTATTAACAATATAATAAATCAGGATCCAGACCATTCAAAATTTATGTTAAATGATGAAATATACAATGTTAATGTAGGGGGTATGTACAATATCTATAATGCTCTTGCCGCTATAGCTTGTGCAAAAGAGCTTGGTCTAACTGAAAATCAGGTGGATCTAGGACTTACAAAACAGAAAAATGTTTTTGGTAGGCAAGAAAATATAAAGATAGACAATAAGAATTTAATTATAAATTTAGTGAAAAATCCAACTGGACTAAACCAAGTTATAGACTTACTCTTATTAGAAAAAGAGCCTATAAGTCTAGTTTGCCTTTTAAATGATAATTATGCTGACGGTCTAGATGTATCGTGGATTTACGATGCTAATTACGAAAGACTAAAAGCTCTAGATATAAAAGATGTATATGTATCTGGTAAAAGATATAAAGATATGAAAAGGCGACTTGAAATAGCAGATATTTATGATGATCAAATACAAACATTCGATTATGAAAATAATATAAGAGATATAATAAAAAACTCTAAGACAAACAATATCTATATACTATCTACCTATACAGCGATGCTTAGATTGAGGGAGGTGCTTGAATTATAA
- a CDS encoding type 1 glutamine amidotransferase has translation MCHLYGNLLNTYGDVGNIMAFEHELKKKNIDFERNIVSIGDEFHAEDYDFVFFGGGQDYEQNIVKKDLFNKKDQLVEYIENDGLLLSVCGGYQLLGKYYYDADGQKLDGLGIFDHYTVNQEDKNRFTGQIKVESKVFDELCLGFENHGGKTYLGKDQDPFAYVLEGNGNNGEDKTEGFIYKNTIGTYLHGPILARNEQFCKKLVNIIIKE, from the coding sequence ATATGTCATTTATATGGTAATTTACTTAATACATATGGTGATGTCGGCAATATCATGGCTTTTGAACATGAATTAAAGAAAAAAAATATAGATTTTGAAAGAAATATAGTATCGATAGGTGATGAATTTCATGCTGAGGACTATGATTTTGTTTTCTTTGGCGGTGGTCAAGATTATGAGCAAAATATAGTTAAGAAAGATCTCTTCAATAAGAAAGACCAGCTTGTAGAATATATCGAAAATGATGGTTTGCTTCTTTCTGTGTGTGGAGGTTATCAATTATTGGGTAAATATTACTATGACGCAGACGGACAAAAGCTGGATGGGCTTGGTATATTTGATCACTACACTGTAAATCAAGAAGATAAAAACAGGTTTACAGGTCAGATCAAAGTTGAAAGCAAAGTTTTTGATGAGCTTTGTCTAGGATTTGAAAATCATGGTGGAAAAACATACTTGGGTAAAGATCAAGACCCATTTGCATATGTTTTAGAAGGTAATGGAAATAATGGTGAGGATAAAACCGAGGGTTTTATATATAAAAACACCATTGGAACTTATTTGCACGGTCCAATCCTTGCAAGAAATGAACAATTTTGTAAAAAATTAGTAAATATAATAATTAAGGAGTAA
- a CDS encoding YerC/YecD family TrpR-related protein, giving the protein MTESKLRSKETDELFEAILMLKDVEECYEFFTDICTAREIQSISQRLHVAKLLKIRKTYSVIEEETGASTATISRVNRSLNYGAGGYDLVLEKLIEKDLKETKE; this is encoded by the coding sequence ATGACAGAATCAAAACTAAGAAGTAAAGAAACAGATGAATTATTTGAAGCTATCTTAATGCTAAAAGATGTAGAAGAATGTTATGAATTCTTTACAGATATTTGTACAGCAAGAGAAATTCAATCAATATCACAAAGACTACATGTTGCAAAACTACTTAAAATTAGAAAAACCTACTCAGTAATAGAAGAAGAAACAGGTGCATCAACAGCAACTATCTCTAGGGTTAATAGATCTCTAAATTATGGAGCAGGTGGTTATGATCTAGTTTTAGAAAAACTAATTGAAAAAGACTTAAAAGAAACAAAAGAGTAA